aagatggCAGATTTTAAGTGTAAAGAAAAGCATGTAATTTTTTAGTTAAGGCTTGTAGAAACCTCATTTGCCAAGGATTGTGGTAGCAAGCAAAATTTATCTCCCAAACCAACAATGAAGGGACAAGCACACCAAATCGAGATCATTCTTCACAAACAGGGATGACAACAATGTCCTGCACTATCTCCTGAAGTTTACAAAAGAGAGACATCATGATGAATACCTATAGACAAACTATTTTGTGCACACatccaaaaacaaaccaaaataaaaaaaaagctgtagtCCAAATCAGAGATAACAGTGTCACTTTTCTAGCCTTTCATCACCCATTACCCCCAACCCACCAACCCACTTAAATATCTTTGGCAGCTCTGGTATTAGACCCAATGTGGTCCAGTTATCACTTTCTGCCAAAGGCTCTTTTGTTGCAAACTGTCCTCTACATTTCAAATGAAACTGTCAGTCAGGTAAAGTTGATAGGACAATCACTAgacaatatttacaaagttGAGAATTTGTGCACTTGCCaccacactttttttaaaaaaaagaaacatcaactcCTTCTGTAGAGAGGAGACTGCGAGACGTTGTACTTTGGTTCCTTGGTGCTCCCAAGTCAAGCCACTCAATGGCTTTTTGAGAGGATTTGACACGATGTGACAAACCTGCTCACTTCTCTCTGCCTCTGGAAATAAGAGTAAATTATTTCTTGAAGTAATTATGACATGCTCTCACACACCATCCTCATTAACAGAGTCTAATCAATCAGACCAGACCTTTCTTTACCaaatttaaatatctttcttctaacaaagggaaataaaattgCTATCAGGGTGAGAAAAAAGTGATCAGCTAACTGTGCTAAGATATTTTGCATATCCAAAGCTTTACAACCAGTCTTGGAAGAAAGGTTTACCAGTAAAACTGATGCTCATTCTTTGATGGGAACGTCTGCTGGCTGAAATTTGAGAGTTTCCTGGTAAATGAGTTCTTTTAGCTGTTCCTTTGGTAGGTCATCCAATTCCATTTCAAATGTAAAAGGTTCCTCAGCTACAGgctgtttacaaaagaaaaaaacatcattgCAAGCGAACTATAGACAAAAGCTCATGAACCCTAATATctacaagaagaaaaacttaaaagcaAAACCTGCAATTCACATGATAgtttaagaaacaaattaaaaaaaataaggcgAGGTTACCATAAAAGATATTCATTAAATTCCCCAAAGCACAATAAGCCATTATTCTATTAAGCAATATACTCCACACAGTAACACAGCACATGCTATATAGTAACTATGATGTTGGGAAGTTTCTTCTGGCATCTCATCTCGCTGTTTTTATATACCTGTAGCAGGGTTTGACGTTTTTGGGTATTCTTACAATGGTATGCACAAACCAAAGCTAAGTCTTAAATTTTCCACCAGTATCACTGGAATCAAGCTCAAATTACAGACCAGCTGACAAAAGTGCTATGATCACTGGACCTAAGGTCAAATTACAGACATGCTAACAGAATACTATGATCACCAGACCTAAGATTGAATTACACATTGACAGAATGACAACATCAACAGATCAGAGAACACTGTATTACTGTGATTGCCAAAGACTGTATCTTTTACATCCTTGCTGACAGGGTGTAAATGTAGAAGGTTAAGACAGGCAAAAATTCTTCAGCAGATCATACCTCATCCCCGGGGTCATAGTACTGTTCAAGGTATGGATGTGCCAAAGCTTGCTCTACGTTGATCCTCTTGTTTGGATTGAAGGTCAGCATCTTGTCCAAAAGGTCTAATGCTGTAAAAGCCAGGCAAATCTCCTTTACAACATTTCTTAACAAATTAACTCCATTTGTACTAAAGATATTAAATACAACTATCAAAGGCCAGTGTTCACAACATACAAGGAAAAGTGTACAAGGCAACTATTACTCACCCACAAAGGAAAAGTCCTtcatgtaaaaaatgtaaaaactcagcagaaataaaatgtgctcTGTGACTTTCCCACTCTTATGCCAAATAACCTTCTAAAGAAAATTGAACGTCTCCTAAGTAGGacttaaatgttttacagaataTTCTCCCACAAATTAAACTAAATATAAATCTTTACTGATTTGCTGTTTTAGTCAAATTTGATGTTCTAATAACTTTCTGAAGTTACTTCTAGATCTGAATTAGGCAAAATTTCTCAAATCAATTTTAAGTAATTTGTTTAAGTATactattttaaatatgtattatttcaaaacaacaaaactcacTAGTCAATAAACAGAATAGAACACACCTACCAACTGTTTCTAAATGCAGTAAGCAGTGATCTTTCTCACCTTTTGGATCTGCTTTCTGGTACATGCGTTTCCATGGCACCTTGGATTTAAGAGGCAAAGACTGTATATATCCCCGTGCCTGAAAagatccaattttttttttaaagaaacacaaCTATTGAAATATTATCATTCTCATAGGCATGAGAGAGATCGAGGAATGCTTTACTGAAACGTTTAGCTTGTCAAGACTTGGCTGCCTGGGATAACTCAGGTTCAGAGTGGAAGCAGATAGCTGCAGGGTTAGAGCACCGTCATATGAACTAGAGGCATGTTGACTCAATATCCATGTGGTACAGCCAAAAGATCACAGCCAAGTAGGACCAGCTGTCAGGAGTGGGTATCTaacggcaaagcagagattgGCACTGccttcacaaaaagctggccccaaAATGTGAGATTCCAAATACCTTTCTCTCTAACAAGCAAAGAGGATAGGGGAagaccttttttgttttttatttaggtCAGAAGGACTGCACCTTACACTGAAATCAATCCACAAAGTGGCCATTCCAGAGGtcatggcacacacacacaccttatcATTAATGATGCACATAAGATCTTCCTGGCTTGGCGAGCCCAGCACACCCAGGATATGATTCAGCTGGTCCAGATCTTTCCTACTGTCAAGGCCTTCAATCTTTGACGACAGTGCACAAACAGACTAGTCTAGACTACTCTTGTCAGACAAACATGCTTACATCTTAGTGAAACAGGagtaagaaataaaagctaTTTAAATCATTCTGCAGAAAAGGTTTTTACCCATGATAGACCTTCCTCTCTTGGCCCTTCAGATGGAGACTAACAAAGCAAGCCATTCCCTTATATTTTAATCAGGAGATACATCTTTCTAATTGCTCAGATATGCATGCAGCTTTCTTCAAGCACTTCTTCACAATGCTCTTTTTTGGGCTTAAGTTTATTAACACATGACTGTTTATAAATCAAGCTCAgtaagaaaagtaaacaaatttagcaaaaattaatttaaaaatatttatgcacattATTAATGGATGTGAATGTAGAGGTCTGATCAACAATGAAATCAGCTGAACTTTGGTACTGAGAAAATCAATGCATGAACTCCCACTGTAAGAAATCAAGGTTTTTAACTCATCCATTAAAGGGCAAATCAACACAACTGAGCTGTAGatatgaagacatttgcatcTACAGTGGGAACTATATTGGAGCTAAAAACCTACCACTAGTTctcaccattaaaaaaaaaagtccgaaAAACAGATTTGAAAAATCAAACTATGAATAAACACCATGTGCCAGTGAGAAAATGACTGCACTGACTGAAAAAAGGTACTTCATTTTTCCTAAACAACATAAGCTTGTATTTTATTCAGCAGTTAATTATAAAGTAATTGCTATTAACCTTCTTCTAAATTTGTTTGATACATGTGTTATTCAGTGTGTAAATGTTATATAAGGAAAGTCCATAAGCAGGATTCAGGTATTCTGGAATACGTAGTAATTATTCCCATAAGAATGATGAAAATTTGGCTCGTTATCAGAACCATTTTTTAAGAACAAGATAATCCTGTTACTGAGATTCGACTTTACATATTTCAAACACCCTTAAAGTCTAACCTTCCTTTATATGTGAAGAGCTCCGAgtgataaatttaaaatatgcatGCTATGTATAATGTATTGCTATAAAAATCTTTGAACATGCACGTTATGCACAGTTTATTAAGTTCTATTCATCCTCTATTCCCTGTCCATCTGCAGAATGATATGCAAACatagaataataaaaaggaTACAATGTTTTCCTGGAAACAGCGGTCGGTTGCCAAGCATTTCTGCCAGTATGCATCCCACAGACCATACATCAACTGACTGCAGTCAAGGAAACCAGAAGAGCACTATGCTGTATTTCAAAGAAAACTAATGTAAACTAAAGgggaaaaagacattttaacatgttttacaacaaacacaaaccatgTTAAAGAGAGGTTCCTGGCTCAGGTGCCTTTGGGCCACAGCTCTGGCAACATGACTTTTAAGAAAGTTCTGGCTGGCCTCTGCTAAATTTtgcaaacagcaacaacacaacttactttatttttatggcTGCTCTTAAGCAACTTTAAAGCCTAATTACAGAGAACTAAAATAACAGCATCCGAATGTGTGCATCTTTTCCTTTGTTCTATTTCATACTAAGAACAACTAAAAGAAAcacaattcattttatttattcacttccCAGTAAAACACAATGAAGGGAACTGAAAATCTCCATTATTTACACGTTCATAATAAAGACCAAGCTCATCAACTGGCTACACCCTACCCACTGTGCTTCATTCCTATCCAGCACCCTGTCCAAATTATACTTTTCATTACCAGTCACTGCACACAATTCTTCaaagcataaaacacaaaaggGAATGACATGAACACAAAtcagttcacatttttttctctctataaGCTTCAGAGATTCTATGCACCCCAAGCAGCGAAAAAAGGATATTAGACTTCGTGTAACCCTTTGAGTTCAGCATAATCTCTGGGGCCCGATACCAGCGGGTGGCAACATACTCTGTCAGGAATCCAGTGTGATCGTGGTCAGGGTCAGCAATCCGTGCAAGTCCAAAATCACAAATCTGTGTCCAACAGGCAATCATGTTTATCATCTATACAGCCTATGTTGGACAAACAGTGTCTGTTACAGGCTATGCATGGAAAATACtatgaaaaagatttattacaGGCAATACCCTGTTAAACTGAACATCAactcataaaataaattttaaggcATGTGATAATTTTATGCATTATTCTGTATAGAGAacttatttcagttttgaatgCAATGATTCATTTCCTAAAGCAAAATGCAGCTCTTTTTGAAATTTGTCAAGCTGTTAGTTGGAAGCAAACCCTTAGGCCCAATAGAAACTGGCATTTCAGAACCTCACGATCAAATTTAGCTTACAAAGTTacatattttaatacaaaacaCAAGCTTGGGTATCTTGAAAAGGTGTCATTAGCTTGAAAATGCAAGTGTGAAAACAAGAGGTGGAACCATTAGCTGGTAGTGTACCTTGAGATCACATGTGGTGTTCAGAAGAAGATTAGAGGGCTTCAGGTCACGGTGCAGGACATTGGCGGAGTGTATGTACTTTAGGCCTCGAAGGATCTGGTAGAGGAAGTAACAGACATGGTCATTGCTGAGCTGCTGTGTCTTCAGCAGCTTGTACATATCTGTCTCCATCAGGCACTGCACAATGTACCTGGCACCAGGTCAAGGAACATTTTGCACAATTTTATTCTAACCAACAAAAAGAAAGGGGAACAAAAAACCCTGAGGGCAAGAGGTGGATGTTACGCACAATTTTATTCTAATTAACTTTTGTGTAAACAagcataaagaaaacattttgcacaaatttagcattttattctaataaaaaaaaaagaacaagacaacTATTGTAATTACTGTAATATATACATCATTACatcatgaacaaaataattGCAAGTTTATGCAAGAATTGTCTTAACAAGCTGACCAATGAATCTGATCTCAAAAGTGCACAGAAATGCCCCTTCCCCCTgcatcaagtgtgtgtgtgtccttccCACCCCCATCCTCTAAAGATGTGGCTCTGTAGTGAAGGATACACATCCTTCATTTCTGCCTGGGATGCAGCTCGCAAGATGTCCCTTATATCGATGATCTGCAACACAAGTGATATATTAGTACATTactctcttctctcctttcaACTGACACATTACGacattgaaaaacaaaacacaaacaaaaaaaacccaaaaagcCACCTGCACCACTTGTACAACAAGCTATACTTGTGTATGAGGTTTAAGAACTGGAAAGTATTGCAACACCTAATAACCATGCTGGTATCAACAATTATACCTGCAAATAAAGGATAAGAACCAGAGAGGGTTGTAATACTTAATAATCACACTGAAGGAAGCTgctggggaggggagaggtgcCAACACATGAAGCTTCTCTGTTTGTGAAAAGAAATGGTAAATACATTTCTACCTTTTAACAAAGACGTTCAAGCACATATACATGAGTATTTCAGATGCTAATATTTGAGAGGGTTGGTAGCTTGGTAGGTCACTGTGAAGCTGAAGTGTTGATTTCCAAGCATGCTTGGGTCTGTGACTGGAAAACCCAGTCCTGTCCAGCAAATTTGGATACCTGACTGATCAAGGGAGGTAAGGGCAGTGGAAGTAAGAAGGATTGGGCTCTGCCTTTTTGCATACTGTGGCCTAGACATGGTGGACCACCTACACTCACTGTCACTAGGTCATGGGACACTTTGTTTTCATACATTAATGAAAATTGGGTGGGTTGAGGGGAAACAAATCACAAAGTAAGATATTTCGACTTCCATCCCTTTCCTCTTTCCAAACTTCCCCCACTACCCGTTTTAAACCTAGGTAGAAGCTTAAGACAttgggtggggggagggggagggggagggtgtaAACAGAGAGCAGCTGTGGGTGACTGTAGCGCCGCTTCCCAATCAAGTGGAGCACTGGGACGCACGTGCGGTTGTCGGATACTTATTTATAGATCCTTGCCGGCTCTTGTTCCCTCTACAGCTCTCAGCACAATCGATGGCAAACAGACAATCTGCTTCCTGACATTTTCAGGAAAATCcaaaaggagacaaagaaaaatctaCGTCCGCAAAAGGTCTGTGCATTGATCAATGTTAAGCCCACTCCTTCCTCCAAACCTTCTCCCCTAGCACCCCCAGCCCCCGCCACACACGTCCTGCTGGCTGCCACTCTCTATCCCTCCTCTACTCCTATTCCTGCTAAAACGGCTAAAAGTCTAAAGTTATGGCACCTAATTCTCTGTCTCCTGGGCATGGAGTAGCCCGATAATCTGCGACGCCCCCCAACTACCATCACCTACCCCCAACTTCTCCCGTTCGCTAACGATCACTGCTCTCCAGGTATGACGACGACAGTGATGACGACTTAGTCTGCTTGGGTCGGCGCTGTTTTACTTTCGACTGCTGCCAGTCTAAGGTGACAAAAACACAATCACGATGGCAACGTCTAGGATACTTCAAAGGGCCGAGACATGATGAGGTCTTTGCTCCTCTCCCACTACCCCACACACTGACCAGCCCTTTTAGAGCCTGGCTGTCACAGCGCATGGCACTGGTGACCTTTCCTACAACGAAACCGCGACTTCCGCGACTGAGACTGGCACGTGCACAGCCCTTGTACGCGTGCGGTCACGTGTCCGCCAGCATCTCGCTCTGCTGCCAAGTCACAAGCATTCTTCTTCCCTCACCCCATCCTGCCCTCCACAACGTGTGCCTCGCGCTGCAGGACATCCAGTCACGTCACGCACAACGATCAGGTGACACCTGGGCACGTGCGCACCCGACAACGACTTCGAGAAGAAACTGCGGTTGTCGAGTTTTACCCGTGGTACGGAAAGTCGCGAATCGTATTAGCGTTAAGAAGCTTATTAGCAGCATCTCTTCCCGCTAATCTTCCCTAGCTTCAGCTCTGCTGTTAGGGATGCAGATGAGAAGCGATGAATGCCAAGTGGCGAGAACACCAAAGCGAGAGACCGGAGGCGCGTCCATTTTccagttcgatacccgagtgGCGTAACGTACTTAACTCCCTCAGCTGACCCCACCAACTGATAAACTGACcttacaaaccaaaatatcaaaatcaaatcCTGCTCATGCGTTGGATCCTCCCACACCCCCCAACTTGCACCGATCTCTAACAGAAAGCAAGCAAAGCACGCCTGTACGTCTTAGTGAAACGCACAGGGCGCGAGGCAAGATGTAGAAGTGTCCGAAGACCGGGATGAAGTCAAGGCGTCTTCACGCGGGGTGTGGGGGACCGAGTGGTGGCGGGGGTCGCTCTATTTCTGGCCACGGCAGTGGCAGTTCCGTGCAATTTCCTGGCGCCACCCAGCTCGGTCAGGACCAGCCGGCGACGTTCTCCCCAcaactcctcctcctctccctcccgtCCAGCCCGATCCCATCAGTCCTTGCGCGCCTCTCGGCTCCGGACGCAGGCGACGTGGTGCACGCGCCCCACATCCTCATCCCCCCATCCACGCATGCGCCGACCGCGCGCCCGCGATCGATGAAGCCATCTATATCCTGGGATCCACAGTTCCACGAAGCTGCCAAGGTCATGTggactttaaaagaaaatgtttttaaaaaaaacttaacttcGCCAATAGCGACAGAATTTGTTTAGATATCACTGTGTTAAAGAACCGCGCCTGCTTAAGCATGATGTAAGTAAGCCACTCACTTCAAGCTGTTCATGTCTCCCCTTGACAGGTAGGTTCTTTAGAGAATACTGGTGCTTGCAGTCCCCCCGGATCCATGATGCACCGGTATATTTACATACCATATGAAGCACCAAGAAAGATATAACACTCACTGTTTGGACCACAAAAGAGGGAGGAGAAGGAATGGGGTGGGGCTGTTAACCAAATTTAGTCGAAcattgaaaaacaaacaaaaaacttcccATCCAaccccaacacacactctcaccaCCAACACAACGCTGGCCAATAAAACACACAGCTTACAAAGCATGTTTTTCTCGTACGAGTCGCCGTACAGCCGAGATGAGTAAAGAACATGGTAAAGCTAGGATAGTGTAGCAGATATGTAGCAGGTACTGGGAAGATGAATCACCATGTAAGTCTGAtgcacaacaataataatacgcAAATGTCGCTGATATTGATTCAACAATACTGCTCATTGCAATATGGCGCCatatcaccaccaccaaaggTGGAGGTCGAAGCGCTTCATATACTTACACATATACACGGAGGTGCACGAGAACACCTTAGACAATTCTTAAACGCCCACAGACAAACGTTTGACCACGCTTGGAAAAGTGTTTATAAAACGATCATGTAAAGCCTCTGTCAAACTTGCTCAAAcctttgtccatatttgtctgGGTTAAGAAGGGCCTTTAGAGTAGACATTAAAggcaccttcacacacacacgtctctctctctcacacacacacacccggaGTATCTGGAGAAAACTGCCGACgatcagccctgtaaacaggtgtcatatTTACAAAGAGAGAGGTGTTGGACCCATGGCGTCCAGTGTGCAGTCCTGCTGACAGGTGCTTTAACCACACTGCTCGGGTCAGTTATTAAACTCAAACACTTCCGCTGTCTCTAAACTCCATGCTGGAAAGACTTGCGATATGTGGACGCACGTTACAGTATGCTCAGTCTAGATTCCAAAGCCGCAACCCACGACCTTCTAGGCCCAGCCTGCATTGTTTACACGTAAATATGGCCTCAGTGCTTAGTCTGGGGTAAGGCATACGGGGTAGACGAGGAAGGGTTCAATGGATATCGACCCACGTCATCACATCCGTGTACTAAAACACCCGACAGAGCCACCTCCACCAACGACTAAAAACTACCCTGGGTATGGTACTCGTACCCGACCTTGAGCCAAAAGATCTTACAGCGTGAGGGTGCATTTCATTAAAGTACAAACCCAAATGTAACGCTCTGGACCACAACAACAATGACTTATTATCTCAGGCACGCAATGTTTGCCGTACAAAGACCCCACAGAGTGTGTTCTCGCTTTTATCAGCGCCAATCCCTTCAGATTCCGTGAGACCGGTCAGCCCCGCTAGCGCAGAGGTAAAACGTTCTCTGGTTCCTCAGCCTTGCAGTAAGGACTGCACGTGTTCTCCGGGGTCACGTGTACCTCCCTCAGGACAGAAGGTCGGGGAAGTGACTggtggaaggaggaggagattTGGGAGATACTTCAGTTTCCTATTCCTTCACtggaccccccccccctctccgaCCAAGAATGCGAAATGACCACTAggtgtaagaattttttttttaacagattcgTTTTTGTTGTTACCCCTGTACACGACATGGCTTGTGGATATGGCCGCTAGGCTAACAGAGCAGTCAacttcaatgtttataaactatTAACATCTCAGCAGTTCTATAGACGTCAGCCATCCAGGAATGatgggtgtgtgttgggggggggggttaagCAGGCGCAAGCACTCGGTCACCAGATTAGCTACAGGGTCCACAGCGACCAGTTCTGAGGGAGGACATGAGGGCCGAGGCCGAAGCTATTCTAGATCGGAAGTCATGCAACCCCTGTTGTAGTAAGATACCTCTGCTCCATAGCTACGGACTCCGTGGGGGCTTGACCTACGCCTTGTGTTCAGGTCACTCGCTCGGGTTACCTTGTGACATCGCGGTTGGTTTCACTTCTCCGCTCAGCATACCTTCTGCTGTCTGCAAGCTTAGACAGCTTAACGACACACCTGACCTATTCTGTCGGCGGCAGCTCAATATCCTGCCGTTCTTAGCTGTTCTGAATGTTGAGGATAAAAGAACTGGGGCAGCGCTCTTTCTATTTCCCCTACCCCCACTTCATCAATGCATTTCAAAATCCTGCTCCACCAATGCCTTCCCTTCCCTCCAGATCACACTCCCATTTTGGGCTCCGATATGACCTATGTTTCGATTTAACCTAGCAACCTGCTGGAAAACAGTCGggaaaaagaaatgtgaatgTGCAGCTTTTGAGAGCATAAAAAAGACGAAAGGGTGGAGGTTGGAGGGGGAGACAGAGGAAATGGAGGGGAGGGGTCGCATTTCTCGTGTCGGCAACGCACACCAAGGCAACGCACGTTGTTCACAACACTCCCGAAATGGCAGCACGAGTCGCCGGCCCTGGCCaagtgcagcagcagcagcatcgtcTGTCGCACGGCAAACGCGTCACGCGTCACACGACGGCAGTCCTGCAAATTGATTTTCGTTTTCGTGGCGTCTTTTTACCGCAAGTCCCTTCTCCCCCGTCCtccctaaaacacacacacactgttctATACGCCAATGAGCCATTCTAACATAACTGCAGCGAGGCACTTTGGATGTACACTGTCTGCCGTCGGTGATGCACGCAGCGTTTTCACGCCATTCTGTCCTCGCCATACGTACCATGCGTCACGTACACATGGGATGAAGGTGGGGTGGGTCGGTCGGTCGGAGAACCAAACAGGCTGGGTAAGGGGGATGAGTGAAAAAGATTGGTCGTTATCATCGACATCCTGGTGTCTGTGGAAGACAAGCCTGTGCAGAAAAATATCGCCGCAAACCCGTAAGCATCTTAATATAACTCGCAAGCTGCAAGCGGTCTCTGCCTCCAAGATGTCATTGCATAAGTGCGCAGGGCGGTGCCGAGCCGAAGGTTGTTAGCTCCCTTGAGCTAAAATAGCTAGCTGTGTTTGCGTCCCTTGCTCGCGAGCAAGCATGCATATTACGAAATAATTTCAAACTACCGATTTCACGTTTATCTGGCAGCAAACATGTTTCTATGCAATGTGATGACTGAGTGTCCTTCGCGTGTTGGCACTGGAGCAATTTGCAACGAACAAGCTAAAGGACAATAACTTCTGtaaccccctccccaccacaccTCTTCAtaatatcaaaaagaaaaatgtccaaGCACAATGTCTCGTGCTTCATCCCGCAATGTGCTTGGGCTATTGTCTGGGTTAATGTTACTTTGAATGCCTGACAAATCAAAGACAGCACTGCCTTTATGTGCACACTTTTTGgggataatttttttcccagcatgcactgATAAAATTCTCATaccaaagaaattttaattttaaaatggaaaaactATTGCATTTTAGTTCATTATTGTCtaagcagcagctgcagcaaacATACATTATCTTTACTGAAAGTAAACGAAATTTAATTTGCTCAATTTCCTATTGTCACAAAGAGCAAATAACTGATGACCAAAActgcaaacataacaaaatctTCAATTTGTCATCTCATCGGCTTTCAGCAAAACTGTCACTTAATGACAAACTAAAactgttgctttaaaaaatgcaaacaaagtTTAACTTActgatgacatttaaaaactaattcTAAGCAAGTTGAtagcaacaaaaaaatgcaacagtTTCGAGCACTTGTGCAGATATGCACCCTTCACTGCTGTTCTCACactctcacatatatatatatctgttatCCCTAGCCTTGTTATAACCTTTTTACTGATGCCCATCAAATGCCAAATTAACATCACACACACTGAAAGATTGCCATGGCAATGAGCCCATTCTACTTGTCAGGGGAAACTACCACTGTCAAAATCTGAAGAATAAACATGTTAGACTGCCAGTAACTGCAAGTTGCTGGCGTTTCTTGGCAGCTGAAAGACCCAGGGTCCAACACAAGGACTAGGTTTCAGAATTATAATACACAAAATGGATTACAAAAGAGCTAGATTCTGAACTACACCATATCCCTGTCCAAGCATTCAAGATCAGTAGCAAACCAAACTTTTAGTGAGAGTAAAGCTATTTACCAAAGCCAGAAAAATCAAAAGCACAAAGAAATGGAATTTCAACACGATTTTGAAGTGCTCAACCCAAGACAGCACTGAATTATTCTGAACATTAAATGTACCAAGGGTAACACATCCAATTTCCTAAATCTACTTCCTGCTCTGGACAGAAAGCTGCCCAATCTACGAGATCATCTGCAATTTCATGAGCTAGATGCACTACAGCACTGATAAAGAAACAAGGAAACATAAAGGTAAGTAACAAGACATGAATAGGTCATAATCGCCTGTGACCAAAGCAAAGGCTGAGAAGTCTACCATGACAACATCTGTGGCTTCTAAAAGAGTGCCACACTCTGAAACTCACAAAAAAATAGTTAAGGTTTTAATGTCTTAAGTTCCAAACGATACTCTCCAATTTCCAGCTCTTTCGCTTGCCCTTGTGTCCGGTTATCCAACTCATGATGATAACAACTGGTCttcttttgtgtaaatttagGAAGCAGTTCCttatcttctttctgtcttcactGTCAATCTACGTTCATGTACACTAACATCATGCCATATGAACCAAGTATACCCGGGAGTTACCAAACAGTACAATACCTAAAAGGAACTAACTGCCTGTTGTCAGAATTGGCATTCCAGACCTTAGTATTTACCTGTTGATGTTAGCAAACTTAAAATTCTGAGAAGTAGAAATTTACatagaaacaaaatgtgaaaaaaaaaaaatttactggcATAAAGCTGGACAAAACAATATTCTGATTCTAGCATCAGTCAACAAGACACCACCTCAAAGACATAAAATCCTAATTAGGAAAGACGTATAGCAAAAGACAAATacttacattttcatgtttcaaTCTATTGAGAA
This window of the Pomacea canaliculata isolate SZHN2017 linkage group LG4, ASM307304v1, whole genome shotgun sequence genome carries:
- the LOC112561078 gene encoding mitogen-activated protein kinase 1-like, coding for MAAQPAPTKTAGKNIEIVRGQVFEVGPRYTNLSYIGEGAYGMVVAATDNVTDTRVAIKKISPFEHQTYCQRTLREIKILNRLKHENIIDIRDILRAASQAEMKDVYIVQCLMETDMYKLLKTQQLSNDHVCYFLYQILRGLKYIHSANVLHRDLKPSNLLLNTTCDLKICDFGLARIADPDHDHTGFLTEYVATRWYRAPEIMLNSKGYTKSIDVWSVGCILAEMLGNRPLFPGKHYLDQLNHILGVLGSPSQEDLMCIINDKARGYIQSLPLKSKVPWKRMYQKADPKALDLLDKMLTFNPNKRINVEQALAHPYLEQYYDPGDEPVAEEPFTFEMELDDLPKEQLKELIYQETLKFQPADVPIKE